One genomic segment of Pseudomonadota bacterium includes these proteins:
- the fis gene encoding DNA-binding transcriptional regulator Fis: MTAKTSRTRKDSGRNGALEVPLRNHAERALSDYFSNLNGHKPAHLYDLVLREVEEPLFRAVLDYSSGNQCRAAAILGINRGTLRKKLRQFGLSG; the protein is encoded by the coding sequence ATGACGGCGAAAACTTCACGGACCAGAAAAGATTCCGGCCGCAATGGCGCGCTGGAAGTGCCGCTCAGAAATCACGCCGAGCGCGCACTCTCCGACTACTTCTCCAATCTCAATGGCCACAAGCCGGCGCACCTGTACGACCTCGTGTTGCGCGAAGTCGAAGAGCCGCTGTTCCGCGCCGTGCTCGACTACTCCTCGGGCAACCAGTGCCGCGCCGCCGCCATCCTCGGTATCAACCGGGGCACGCTGAGAAAGAAACTGCGACAGTTCGGCCTCTCGGGCTGA
- a CDS encoding histidine phosphatase family protein, with amino-acid sequence MQVILVRHAIAHERSRARWPKDALRPLTPAGIRKFEKAARGLARHLPRNATLLTSPFMRALETATILQRVAQLRDLTECAELAAGQPVRHAIALLRKQRGRCVVLVGHEPHLSLLLSQALGGVARLKFSFKKGGAACIDFGKTVEPGGATLIWMMPPRVLRALA; translated from the coding sequence ATGCAGGTCATCCTCGTCCGTCACGCGATCGCCCACGAACGCAGCCGCGCGCGCTGGCCGAAGGATGCCTTGCGGCCGCTGACCCCGGCCGGCATCCGCAAATTCGAGAAGGCCGCGCGCGGCCTGGCGCGCCACCTGCCGCGCAACGCCACGCTGCTGACCAGCCCGTTCATGCGCGCGCTCGAAACCGCGACCATCCTGCAACGCGTCGCGCAGCTGCGGGATCTCACCGAGTGCGCAGAGCTCGCCGCAGGCCAGCCGGTGCGGCACGCGATCGCGCTGCTGCGCAAGCAGCGCGGCCGCTGCGTGGTGCTCGTGGGACACGAACCCCACCTCTCGCTGCTGCTGTCGCAGGCGCTCGGCGGCGTCGCACGCCTGAAATTCTCGTTCAAGAAGGGCGGCGCGGCGTGCATCGATTTTGGCAAGACGGTCGAGCCGGGCGGCGCGACGCTGATCTGGATGATGCCGCCGCGCGTGTTGCGCGCGCTGGCGTGA
- the purH gene encoding bifunctional phosphoribosylaminoimidazolecarboxamide formyltransferase/IMP cyclohydrolase: MLVTIRRALLSVSDKTGLIDFAKSLVARKVELLSTGGTARALRDAGLPVIDVSTYTGFPEIMDGRVKTLHPRVHGGLLGRRGTDDEVMAKHDIPRIDLLVVNLYPFAQTVAKPDCTYADAIENIDIGGPAMVRAASKNHESVTVIVDPADYPLVAADLDANAGATSIDTRSRLAAKAFAHTAKYDTMVSNYLLNREGNQAETFPATLPLVYEKIQDLRYGENPHQQAAFYREPGVKGSCVANARMLQGKELSFNNIADTDTAVECVRVFNEPACVIVKHANPCGVATSMSLSDAYDRAYRTDPTSAFGGIIAFNRELDEATATAITGRQFVEVIAAPSVSAAAAKVLAGKANVRVLVVGPLANPNPSELEYRSVVGGLLVQSRDTALADPDTFKIVTQKQPTPTQYADLWFAWRVCKYVKSNAIVFARDGMTIGVGAGQMSRVYSTHVAALKAKDEGLPVEGSSMASDAFFPFRDGIDAAAAYGIKAIVQPGGSKRDDEVIAAADEHGMTMVFTGMRHFRH; encoded by the coding sequence ATGCTCGTCACGATTCGCAGGGCCCTGCTGTCGGTTTCCGACAAGACGGGGCTGATCGACTTCGCCAAGTCGCTCGTTGCGCGCAAAGTTGAGTTGCTGAGCACTGGCGGTACAGCCCGGGCGCTGCGCGACGCGGGCCTGCCCGTGATCGACGTAAGCACCTACACGGGTTTCCCCGAGATCATGGACGGCCGCGTCAAGACGCTGCATCCGCGCGTGCACGGCGGCCTGCTGGGCCGTCGCGGCACCGACGACGAGGTGATGGCGAAGCACGACATCCCGCGTATCGATCTGCTGGTCGTGAACCTCTATCCGTTCGCCCAGACGGTCGCGAAACCCGACTGCACGTACGCCGATGCGATCGAGAACATCGACATCGGCGGCCCGGCGATGGTGCGCGCGGCTTCCAAGAACCATGAATCGGTGACGGTCATCGTCGATCCGGCCGACTACCCGCTGGTCGCCGCCGATCTCGACGCCAACGCGGGCGCCACCAGCATCGACACGCGTTCGCGGCTCGCCGCCAAGGCGTTCGCGCACACCGCGAAGTACGACACGATGGTGTCCAACTATCTGTTGAATCGCGAAGGCAATCAGGCGGAAACGTTCCCCGCCACGCTGCCGCTGGTCTACGAAAAAATCCAGGACCTGCGCTACGGCGAGAACCCGCATCAGCAGGCGGCGTTCTACCGCGAGCCGGGCGTCAAGGGCTCGTGTGTGGCCAACGCCAGGATGCTGCAGGGCAAGGAACTGTCGTTCAACAACATCGCCGACACCGACACCGCGGTCGAATGCGTGCGCGTGTTCAACGAACCCGCCTGCGTGATCGTCAAGCACGCCAACCCCTGTGGCGTGGCGACGTCCATGTCGTTGTCGGATGCCTACGATCGCGCGTACCGCACGGATCCGACCTCCGCGTTCGGCGGCATCATCGCGTTCAATCGTGAGCTCGATGAAGCGACTGCCACCGCCATCACGGGGCGGCAGTTCGTCGAAGTCATCGCAGCGCCCAGCGTTTCGGCCGCGGCCGCCAAGGTGCTCGCCGGCAAGGCCAACGTGCGCGTGCTGGTCGTGGGCCCGCTCGCAAACCCCAACCCTTCCGAGCTCGAATACCGCAGCGTGGTCGGTGGCCTGCTCGTGCAGAGCCGCGACACGGCGCTCGCGGATCCCGACACTTTCAAGATCGTCACGCAGAAGCAGCCCACGCCCACGCAGTACGCGGACCTGTGGTTTGCCTGGCGCGTGTGCAAGTACGTGAAATCGAACGCGATCGTGTTCGCGCGGGACGGCATGACCATCGGCGTGGGCGCCGGGCAGATGTCGCGCGTGTATTCCACGCATGTCGCCGCGCTCAAGGCGAAAGACGAAGGCCTGCCGGTCGAAGGCAGCTCGATGGCCTCGGACGCCTTCTTTCCGTTTCGCGACGGCATCGACGCGGCGGCCGCGTACGGCATCAAGGCGATCGTTCAACCGGGCGGCAGCAAACGCGACGATGAAGTCATCGCGGCGGCCGATGAACACGGCATGACCATGGTGTTCACCGGCATGCGCCACTTCCGGCACTAG
- a CDS encoding fasciclin domain-containing protein has product MKNIIDVAAEADNFRVLLSAFKAASLIDMLRSPGQYTVFAPTDEAFKRLPAGSLDALFKDARTLKPFLCNHIMKGQLAANDILPGELKPMEGRALRASLDGSRININGATIVQADMRATNGVLHAVDDILIPLNPILAAVA; this is encoded by the coding sequence ATGAAGAACATCATCGACGTCGCGGCGGAAGCCGACAATTTCCGGGTCTTGCTGAGCGCCTTCAAAGCGGCTTCGCTCATCGACATGCTGCGCTCGCCCGGTCAATACACCGTATTTGCGCCGACGGACGAGGCCTTCAAACGCCTGCCCGCCGGTTCGCTCGACGCGCTCTTCAAGGACGCGCGCACGCTCAAGCCTTTCCTGTGCAATCACATCATGAAAGGTCAGCTCGCGGCGAACGACATCCTGCCGGGCGAACTCAAGCCGATGGAAGGCCGCGCGCTGCGCGCCTCGCTCGATGGCAGCCGCATCAACATCAACGGCGCGACCATCGTGCAGGCGGATATGCGCGCCACGAACGGTGTGCTGCACGCCGTCGATGACATCCTCATCCCGCTCAATCCGATCCTGGCTGCGGTGGCCTGA
- a CDS encoding YheU family protein, with protein MNEDSERPLPPVVIPHTELSPDALEGVIQSFVLREGTDYGERDVSFETKVMQVRRQLERREAEIVYDQNTESIDIVVRRPAGLPR; from the coding sequence TTGAACGAAGACTCCGAACGCCCGCTGCCGCCTGTTGTCATCCCGCATACCGAGTTGTCGCCTGATGCGCTCGAGGGCGTGATCCAGTCGTTCGTGCTGCGCGAAGGCACGGATTACGGCGAGCGCGACGTATCGTTCGAAACCAAGGTGATGCAGGTACGCCGCCAGCTCGAACGCCGGGAAGCCGAGATCGTCTACGATCAGAACACCGAGAGCATCGACATCGTGGTGCGCCGGCCCGCAGGTCTGCCTCGCTAG
- the bla gene encoding class A beta-lactamase yields MITRRHLVSLALAAALATPAAAARADRELKSIQKRVGGRLGVHALDSQSGKRFGIDDRSRYAMASTFKLPLAAALLWQVDRGAFKLDRTLPISRDNLLPYSPSVEAALAAGSDSMTLRELCVAIITVSDNAAANILLTGIGGPQALTTFMRNIGDEVTRLDRMETALNSNMPGDPRDTTTPRAMVDSLLRIFTQDVLSIPSRALLIDWLTAAKTGLERVHAGIPKSWLVGDKTGTGENGAVNDLVIAFPPERRPVLVAVYMSGSQLPLAQLNAAHAQIGALVAKELGRD; encoded by the coding sequence ATGATCACGCGGCGCCACCTCGTGAGTCTCGCGCTGGCGGCGGCGCTGGCCACACCCGCGGCCGCCGCGCGCGCCGATCGTGAACTGAAATCCATCCAGAAACGCGTCGGAGGCCGCCTCGGCGTGCACGCACTCGATTCGCAGAGCGGCAAACGATTCGGCATCGACGACCGTTCGCGATACGCCATGGCGTCGACCTTCAAACTGCCGCTGGCCGCCGCCTTGTTGTGGCAGGTGGACCGCGGCGCGTTCAAGCTCGATCGCACGCTGCCGATCTCGCGCGACAACCTGTTGCCGTATTCGCCTTCGGTGGAGGCGGCGCTCGCCGCCGGATCGGACTCGATGACCTTGCGCGAGCTGTGCGTCGCCATCATCACGGTGAGCGACAACGCCGCCGCCAACATCCTGCTCACCGGCATCGGCGGCCCGCAGGCGCTAACTACTTTCATGCGCAATATCGGCGACGAGGTCACGCGCCTGGATCGCATGGAGACCGCGCTCAACAGCAACATGCCCGGCGATCCGCGCGACACGACCACGCCGCGCGCCATGGTCGATTCGCTGCTGCGGATCTTCACGCAGGATGTGTTGTCGATCCCGTCGCGCGCCTTGCTCATCGACTGGCTGACGGCGGCGAAGACCGGCCTCGAGCGCGTCCATGCCGGTATTCCCAAGTCCTGGCTGGTCGGCGACAAGACCGGCACCGGCGAGAACGGCGCGGTCAACGACCTCGTCATCGCGTTTCCACCGGAACGGCGGCCGGTGCTGGTCGCCGTCTACATGAGCGGTTCGCAGCTGCCGCTCGCGCAGCTCAACGCCGCGCACGCGCAGATAGGAGCACTGGTCGCCAAAGAGCTCGGCCGGGACTGA
- the cydB gene encoding cytochrome d ubiquinol oxidase subunit II, protein MTDSTVLTNIWAAILAFAVFMYVVMDGFDLGIGILFPVFGVGRERDSAMNSIAPVWDGNETWLVLGGGGLLAAFPLAYAVIMSALYPPLIAMLLALVFRGVAFEFRWRDPAHRAVWDFAFTAGSFVAALTQGIMLGALLQGIAVEGRAYGGGWWDWLTPFSLLTGVSVVAGYSLLGACWLNWKTEGEAQNHARRLMRILAPVTLCAILAVSLSTPFLGREYFDRWFTMPRVLFTAQVPLIIAILTWRFARSLRRNYELAPFVITLAVFGLSFVGLGISMYPYLIPNSITLQMAAAPESSQAFMLWGAGLLVPLILAYTAWSYWVFRGKVAHEGYH, encoded by the coding sequence ATGACTGACAGCACCGTGCTCACCAACATCTGGGCTGCGATCCTCGCCTTCGCGGTGTTCATGTACGTCGTGATGGATGGCTTCGATCTCGGCATCGGCATCCTGTTTCCGGTATTCGGTGTCGGCCGCGAGCGCGACAGCGCGATGAACTCCATCGCGCCGGTGTGGGACGGCAACGAGACCTGGCTGGTGCTCGGTGGCGGCGGATTGTTGGCCGCGTTCCCGCTGGCATACGCGGTCATCATGTCGGCGCTCTATCCACCGCTGATCGCGATGTTGCTGGCGCTGGTGTTCCGTGGCGTCGCCTTCGAATTCCGCTGGCGCGATCCGGCGCACCGCGCTGTCTGGGATTTCGCGTTCACGGCCGGTTCGTTCGTCGCCGCGCTCACGCAGGGCATCATGCTCGGTGCGCTGCTGCAGGGCATCGCGGTCGAAGGCAGGGCGTACGGCGGCGGCTGGTGGGACTGGTTGACGCCGTTCAGCCTGCTCACGGGGGTGAGCGTCGTGGCCGGCTACTCCTTGTTAGGCGCCTGCTGGCTCAACTGGAAGACCGAAGGGGAGGCGCAGAATCACGCGCGCCGCCTGATGCGCATTCTCGCGCCCGTCACGTTGTGCGCCATTCTGGCGGTGAGCCTCTCGACGCCGTTCCTCGGCCGCGAATACTTCGACCGCTGGTTCACGATGCCGCGGGTGTTGTTCACCGCGCAGGTGCCGCTGATCATCGCGATCCTCACCTGGCGATTCGCGCGCAGCCTGCGCCGCAATTATGAGCTCGCGCCGTTCGTCATCACGCTCGCCGTGTTCGGGTTGAGCTTCGTCGGATTGGGAATCAGCATGTATCCGTACCTGATCCCCAACAGCATCACGCTGCAGATGGCGGCGGCGCCCGAGAGCAGCCAGGCATTCATGTTGTGGGGCGCGGGACTGCTGGTGCCGCTCATCCTCGCCTACACCGCGTGGTCCTACTGGGTGTTCCGCGGCAAGGTGGCGCACGAGGGCTATCATTAA
- the purD gene encoding phosphoribosylamine--glycine ligase yields MKILIVGSGGREHALAWKCAQSAKVSEVLVAPGNGGTATEPRVRNVNVAAEDIPGLVALAKSEQVGLTIIGPEGPLVAGVVDAFQAAGLRCFGPTQAAAQLEGSKAYTKEFLKRHGIPTAAYATFRKETFDPDWVRAQRMPIVVKASGLAAGKGVLILDTAEEAIEAALSMFGGQFGASGDEVVIEEFLPGEEASFIVMADGKNILAFATSQDHKRLKDADAGPNTGGMGAYSPAPVVDRAMHERIMREVIEPSIRGLAKDGTPYTGFLYAGIMVHPDGTPNVLEYNCRFGDPETQPIMMRLKSDLVELCEAALDKRLAGLHAEWDERAALGVVLAAEGYPDNVRKGDPISGLEAAAKLPGKVFHAGTLLDGSTVVTNGGRVLCAVGLGTSVSAAQAQAYALVDATSWKGMQCRRDIGYRAIARERAREDARDDPHR; encoded by the coding sequence ATGAAGATCCTGATCGTAGGCTCCGGCGGACGCGAACACGCGCTCGCATGGAAGTGCGCGCAATCCGCGAAGGTGTCCGAAGTACTGGTCGCGCCGGGTAATGGCGGCACCGCGACCGAACCGCGCGTCCGCAATGTGAACGTGGCCGCCGAAGACATTCCGGGGCTGGTAGCGCTGGCGAAATCCGAGCAGGTCGGGCTCACCATCATCGGCCCCGAGGGCCCGCTGGTCGCCGGCGTGGTCGATGCGTTCCAGGCCGCGGGGTTGCGTTGCTTCGGTCCGACGCAGGCCGCGGCGCAGCTCGAAGGCTCCAAGGCGTACACCAAGGAATTCCTCAAGCGGCACGGCATCCCCACCGCGGCCTATGCCACCTTCCGCAAGGAGACCTTCGATCCGGACTGGGTGCGCGCCCAGCGCATGCCGATCGTGGTGAAGGCCAGCGGGCTCGCCGCCGGCAAGGGCGTGCTGATCCTCGACACGGCTGAAGAGGCCATCGAGGCCGCGTTGTCGATGTTCGGCGGGCAGTTCGGCGCCTCCGGCGATGAAGTCGTCATCGAGGAGTTCCTGCCGGGCGAGGAAGCGAGTTTCATCGTCATGGCCGACGGCAAGAACATCCTGGCGTTCGCCACCTCGCAGGACCACAAGCGGCTGAAAGACGCCGATGCCGGCCCGAACACCGGTGGCATGGGCGCCTACTCACCCGCGCCCGTGGTCGACCGCGCGATGCACGAACGCATCATGCGCGAGGTCATCGAACCTTCCATTCGCGGGCTCGCGAAAGACGGCACGCCCTACACGGGTTTTCTGTACGCCGGGATCATGGTGCATCCCGACGGCACACCGAACGTGCTCGAGTACAACTGCCGCTTCGGCGATCCGGAGACGCAGCCGATCATGATGCGGCTCAAGAGCGATCTGGTGGAGCTGTGCGAGGCGGCACTCGACAAACGGCTCGCGGGGTTGCACGCCGAGTGGGACGAGCGGGCCGCGCTCGGCGTGGTGCTGGCGGCGGAAGGGTATCCGGACAACGTGCGCAAGGGCGATCCGATCTCGGGCCTCGAGGCCGCCGCCAAACTACCCGGAAAGGTGTTTCACGCCGGGACGCTGCTCGACGGAAGCACCGTCGTCACGAATGGCGGCCGCGTGTTGTGCGCGGTGGGCCTGGGCACGAGCGTTTCCGCGGCGCAGGCGCAGGCTTACGCACTGGTCGATGCGACGTCGTGGAAGGGCATGCAATGCCGCCGCGACATCGGCTACCGGGCGATCGCGCGCGAGCGGGCGCGCGAAGACGCGCGAGACGATCCGCACCGTTGA
- a CDS encoding CHAD domain-containing protein — protein MKSHTELEWQFATADLAPARAWLASQPTESSSRRLAAGAPLEILDTYYDSSDWMIYRAGFALRLRQSANADAANAGGFEVTLKSLHAASSGFARRTEISGKVASADMTRVLAAEDAIAARIRELVGTRALAALFQVRTHREPLRLLEADSDLPLAEVALDDTAIDTPAGAAQQFTRVEVECINAEPAALDSWVEDFRAGAQLQAVQLSKFRAGLAAAGLDPEKRLTLGSLEISPRQDFPATQRAQLRRYLGMVLDAEPRVRVGTADSVHEMRVAARHLDVLLRSWQRRGPDWAVRERRTVRLLVRSLGAVRDRDVQIAHLDSSLAAPGDDEQHALRPMLDRLRNERSALRGRLLTVLDSERVRFWVQGWQEKLREEPVAAAGLAEPTGAIARELIREQARKLRKRARKIGAESGPDDFHEVRIRAKRLRYTLDAFAALYGEAAHIYTRALGRLQDILGAFHDAAVREQHFVALANDAQPLPSSTYFAMGRLVERDRRAFERCRRKFPKAYSRVRGRRWRALADAMRSHSPPETS, from the coding sequence ATGAAAAGTCACACCGAGCTCGAATGGCAATTTGCGACGGCCGACCTGGCGCCGGCGCGTGCCTGGCTCGCGTCGCAGCCCACGGAATCTTCCTCGCGGCGACTGGCCGCAGGTGCACCGCTCGAGATTCTTGACACCTATTACGATTCCTCCGACTGGATGATCTATCGCGCGGGCTTCGCGCTGCGGCTACGCCAGTCCGCCAACGCAGACGCCGCCAATGCCGGCGGTTTCGAAGTGACCCTCAAGTCGCTGCATGCGGCGAGTAGCGGATTCGCGCGCCGCACCGAGATCTCGGGGAAGGTGGCGAGCGCGGACATGACCCGCGTGCTCGCCGCCGAAGACGCCATCGCGGCACGCATCCGCGAACTCGTTGGCACGCGCGCGCTGGCGGCTCTCTTCCAGGTCCGCACACACCGCGAACCGCTACGGCTGCTGGAGGCGGATTCCGACCTGCCGCTGGCCGAGGTCGCGCTCGACGACACTGCCATCGACACGCCGGCCGGCGCCGCCCAGCAATTCACGCGCGTGGAAGTCGAATGCATCAATGCCGAACCGGCAGCGCTCGATTCCTGGGTCGAGGATTTTCGCGCCGGCGCGCAGCTGCAAGCCGTGCAGCTCTCCAAGTTTCGGGCCGGCCTCGCGGCCGCCGGACTCGACCCGGAGAAACGCCTCACGCTCGGCAGTCTCGAAATCTCGCCGCGGCAGGATTTTCCCGCGACGCAGCGGGCACAGTTGCGGCGTTACCTCGGGATGGTGCTCGACGCCGAGCCGCGCGTGCGGGTGGGCACGGCGGACAGCGTCCACGAGATGCGCGTCGCCGCGCGGCACCTGGACGTGCTGCTGCGCTCCTGGCAACGACGCGGACCCGACTGGGCGGTGCGCGAGCGCCGCACCGTGCGCCTGCTGGTGCGATCGCTCGGCGCCGTGCGCGACCGCGACGTGCAGATCGCCCATCTCGACAGCTCGCTCGCCGCGCCCGGCGATGACGAGCAGCACGCGCTGCGCCCCATGCTCGACCGGCTGCGCAATGAGCGCTCCGCCCTGCGCGGACGGCTGCTCACGGTGCTCGACTCGGAGCGCGTGCGATTCTGGGTGCAGGGCTGGCAGGAAAAGTTGCGCGAGGAACCCGTAGCCGCCGCCGGCCTGGCGGAACCGACGGGCGCCATCGCGCGCGAACTGATCCGGGAGCAGGCCCGCAAACTGCGCAAACGCGCGCGCAAGATCGGCGCCGAGTCCGGTCCCGACGATTTCCACGAAGTGCGTATTCGCGCGAAACGGCTGCGCTACACGCTCGACGCCTTCGCCGCGCTGTACGGCGAGGCCGCGCACATCTACACGCGTGCGCTCGGACGGCTGCAGGACATTCTCGGCGCATTCCACGATGCCGCCGTGCGCGAGCAACACTTCGTGGCGCTCGCGAACGATGCGCAGCCGCTGCCCTCGTCTACCTACTTCGCCATGGGGCGGCTCGTCGAACGCGACCGGCGTGCGTTCGAGCGCTGCCGGCGCAAGTTCCCGAAGGCGTATTCGCGCGTTCGCGGCCGGCGCTGGCGCGCGCTCGCCGACGCGATGCGCTCCCACTCACCTCCGGAGACATCCTGA
- a CDS encoding DoxX family membrane protein, whose translation MNRNSALYALGAILLGAVGIWFHDFALQWQPVPKGIAMHTPLAYLSGLLLIIGGGAILTRRAERGGALLLAVFYGFWVLALHLPAALASWRHIGAWNGPAELTFMTMGGVALFAAGTGQLRGTISLAARLLAGASAVVFGFAHFNYADFTASMVPSWIPYPLFWAYATGAGHLAAGAALISGIQARVAATLLAAMMGSFVVLLHVPRVIAHPELHAEWIMLAVSTSLTGAAWLIRKYAT comes from the coding sequence ATGAACCGCAACTCCGCTCTGTACGCGCTCGGCGCCATCTTGTTAGGCGCCGTCGGCATCTGGTTCCACGATTTCGCGTTGCAGTGGCAGCCGGTGCCGAAGGGCATCGCGATGCACACGCCGCTCGCCTACCTGAGCGGTCTGCTGCTCATCATCGGCGGCGGCGCCATCCTGACGCGCAGGGCCGAACGCGGCGGCGCGCTGTTGCTGGCGGTGTTCTACGGCTTCTGGGTGCTCGCCTTGCACCTGCCCGCAGCGCTCGCCTCCTGGCGCCACATCGGCGCATGGAACGGCCCGGCCGAGCTCACCTTCATGACCATGGGCGGCGTCGCCTTGTTCGCCGCCGGCACGGGCCAGCTGCGTGGCACAATTTCATTGGCCGCGCGCCTGCTGGCCGGTGCCAGCGCCGTCGTCTTCGGCTTCGCACATTTCAACTACGCGGACTTCACCGCGAGCATGGTGCCGTCCTGGATTCCCTATCCCTTGTTCTGGGCATACGCTACCGGCGCGGGCCACCTGGCGGCCGGCGCGGCATTGATCAGCGGCATCCAGGCGCGGGTCGCGGCCACCCTGCTCGCCGCGATGATGGGTTCGTTCGTCGTGCTGCTGCACGTGCCGCGCGTGATCGCGCACCCGGAATTGCACGCGGAATGGATCATGCTGGCGGTGTCGACTTCGCTGACCGGCGCCGCATGGCTCATCAGGAAATACGCGACTTGA
- a CDS encoding DUF2474 family protein — MRRMGWMALIWAMSVTLLGAVSLMIRWWLK, encoded by the coding sequence CTGCGGCGGATGGGCTGGATGGCCCTCATATGGGCCATGAGCGTGACTTTGTTAGGTGCGGTGAGCCTGATGATCCGCTGGTGGTTGAAGTAG
- a CDS encoding cytochrome ubiquinol oxidase subunit I, with translation MFHDADALLLARIQFGFTVSFHFIFPAFSIGLASFLAVLEALWLKTGKTIYLDLFKYWLKIFAVVFAMGVVSGIVMAYQFGSNWAVFSDKAGPIIGPLMAYEVLTAFFLEAGFLGVMLFGMQKVGRRLHFFATLMVAVGTAISAFWILSVNSWMQTPSGYAINPEGQFVPADGWLPIIFNPSFPYRLVHTVIAAYLTTALMVGAVGAWHLLRDSTHQHARKMFSMAMWMAALVAPVQIFVGDQHGLNTLEHQPAKIMAMEGHYQSHPDGAPLLLFGIPNDAEQRMEHAIEIPKLGSLILKHDPDAPLAGLDSIAPENRPPVKVVFWTFRIMVGLGLLMFALGAWSLLARARHKLYEWRGLQRFAVWMGPSGFIAVIAGWMTTEIGRQPFTVYGLLRTADSASPLAAPAVGASLVAFVVVYFAVFGMGSWYLLKLMSRPPHPHESDPPNAPAHAAGITPGPALAAGGPSSTKERPHD, from the coding sequence ATGTTTCACGACGCAGACGCCTTGCTCCTCGCGCGGATCCAGTTCGGGTTCACGGTCAGCTTCCACTTCATCTTCCCGGCCTTCTCGATCGGGCTGGCGAGTTTTCTCGCGGTGCTCGAGGCGCTCTGGCTGAAGACCGGCAAGACGATCTATCTAGATCTGTTCAAGTACTGGCTGAAGATCTTCGCGGTCGTGTTCGCGATGGGCGTGGTGTCGGGCATCGTCATGGCCTACCAGTTCGGCAGCAACTGGGCGGTGTTCTCCGACAAGGCCGGGCCGATCATCGGTCCGCTCATGGCCTACGAGGTGCTGACGGCGTTTTTCCTCGAAGCGGGCTTCCTCGGCGTGATGCTGTTCGGCATGCAGAAGGTCGGGCGCCGGCTGCACTTCTTCGCCACGCTGATGGTTGCGGTCGGCACGGCCATCTCCGCGTTCTGGATCCTGAGCGTCAACAGCTGGATGCAGACGCCGAGCGGTTACGCCATCAATCCGGAAGGGCAGTTCGTGCCGGCCGACGGCTGGCTGCCGATCATCTTCAATCCGAGTTTCCCGTACCGCCTCGTGCACACGGTCATCGCCGCCTATCTGACCACCGCGTTGATGGTCGGTGCGGTCGGCGCCTGGCACCTGTTGCGCGACTCGACGCATCAGCACGCGCGCAAGATGTTCTCGATGGCCATGTGGATGGCGGCGCTGGTCGCGCCGGTGCAGATCTTCGTCGGCGATCAGCACGGCCTCAATACGCTCGAACATCAGCCGGCGAAAATCATGGCGATGGAAGGGCACTATCAAAGTCATCCCGACGGTGCGCCGCTGCTGCTGTTCGGTATTCCCAACGACGCCGAACAGCGCATGGAGCATGCGATCGAGATTCCGAAGCTCGGGTCGCTCATCCTCAAGCACGATCCGGACGCGCCGCTCGCCGGCCTCGACAGCATCGCGCCCGAGAATCGCCCGCCGGTCAAAGTGGTGTTCTGGACATTCCGGATCATGGTGGGTCTCGGTCTGCTGATGTTCGCGCTCGGCGCGTGGAGCTTGCTGGCGCGGGCCAGGCACAAGCTGTACGAGTGGCGCGGGCTGCAGCGTTTCGCGGTGTGGATGGGACCGTCAGGATTCATCGCCGTCATCGCGGGCTGGATGACCACCGAGATCGGGCGGCAGCCGTTTACCGTTTATGGGCTGCTGCGCACCGCGGATTCCGCTTCGCCGCTGGCCGCGCCGGCGGTCGGTGCGTCGCTGGTGGCATTCGTCGTCGTGTATTTCGCGGTGTTCGGCATGGGCAGCTGGTATCTGCTCAAGCTGATGTCGCGTCCGCCGCATCCGCACGAGAGCGATCCACCCAATGCGCCCGCGCACGCTGCGGGTATCACGCCGGGGCCGGCGCTGGCGGCCGGTGGTCCCTCTTCGACCAAGGAGCGGCCGCATGACTGA